Genomic window (Syngnathus typhle isolate RoL2023-S1 ecotype Sweden linkage group LG4, RoL_Styp_1.0, whole genome shotgun sequence):
cagggtttgacgtccgcttagcaacccggggaagagaagcgaacgttcgctccatgtttgcgtttgtttagaaaactctcgtggcatgcggcacacgtgctgctgacgtatgacgtagcccgcgtcctaatagattaaggaaagtatcggctcacagatcggctgcattttccgatacccgatccatctattttgttgatatcgggaccgatatccgatccagatatcggatcggtgcatctctaatacgcaccccagattttaggacaataaattagtaaaatattgcgcactatacacggaaaaaaacggtaattgaaaaGCAAGAAAATATCCAAAtctaaatatattattttaaaaaatcaataaatactgCCCTAAACATGACTACCTTAAATGAAAAGCTTCTGATATCTCGCCACAGGTTTTTTCATCTGTTCCTGTAATCGTCCCGTCCCGGGTCAAGTGCCAACTATAGGCCTCTTTATACCCATACAACAACAGCCGCATTGCATTACGTGGCCGATACATTGTGTTGTGCGGCACTTTTACAACTAGTCTGCAACACAAGATGCTCTCAGGACAGCTGATACGCGTGGAATGCCATCATATCTCAGGATTTCTCCGTTTAATCACATGATGCGATGATGTAATGCAACCAGCTTTATTGTCGTTACACGTCACCAAGCAACGAGATGTAAACAGGCTCAATTCACACAAGGGCCAAGCAACAAAATAATGCAGCTTTTCCCAGCTATGTTCCACAAGGCCTCTATATGTCACCAGAGAGGTGAGGATTTGCACAGTCATAGATGGATGTAAATGAGAGAATCCGTTCACTTTCAAGGGaatatttttcccccctttcaTTTGTGCGACCCGCTGCGGACCACCTTTAACCAGGCAGTGGTTGGGGATCACTGATTTACATGATTACCATGCATGTCATTTCATCCATTTcacttctcacccaggttgcagtctgtttgaactactcccctccagacggcgttacagagctcggtacgccaaaaccagcagacagagacagcttcttcccccaggctgttgctctgatgaactcacaccactcttaagaGTCTTGGAGTCAtaactgtgcaataacatcctactctccacaccttttttgaatttgtctacactgtttgtactatgtgtcctctctgtatccattgcagcctggtcatcctggaagagggaccttccctactctccacaccttttttgaatttgtctacactgtttgtactatgtgtcctctctgtatccattgcagcctggtcatcctggaagagggaccttcccatctgtggtctcttctcaaggtttctcatttcccctagctggagttttgagtttttccttgcccttttgggagtttaagatcaggggatgtttgagaatatttgccatttttcacatgtcctgagtgctgttagtcacctgaatgttgaacagagggtgtgatttaccaaagtcaaattccttgtttggcacgctcaaacatggcgaataaaactcttgaatcttgaataatgTCCTTTTCCACTAGAATAGCAATGTAAATACAATAGTTACATGAGAattttttgcatctacttatTCTGCCTTCAATTACATCACGTAGATTATCATGTTGACAAACCTGTAACTATCTGACTTTTTAACAATTCTTTTgtagtttaaaaaaatctaGGTTGGTTTTCTCAAATCATTGTGATGGACTGCGGTCTTCAAAGATGTCTGGCATCTTGACGAGAATGTCTGGAATACAATGAAGGAGACCATTTGAATAACAAGGTTGGTAATTTCTTTTAATTGTCAATTTTGTCCTAAATGCATAAACAATTTGAAGGAAAAAAGGTATTTATCTTTTAGTGATCCAACTAATTGTCTGGTTTGCACAATCAAACTAATCAGCAAATACATTCAGGATCACAGAGGAAACATTGTTTCCTGCAATCTAGTTCCTTTGTACGTCTTTAATATTCCTCTCCTTCCTCACCCTGATCATCAACTGAGTCGGCCCCAACCTCCTCATAGTCCTTCTCTAGAGCTGCCATGTCCTCTCTGGCTTCAGAGAATTCTCCCTCCTCCATACCCTCCCCCACATACCAGTGAACAAAAGCGCGCTTGGCATACATCAGGTCAAACTTGTGATCGAGCCGAGCCCAGGCCTCTGCAACGGCTGTTGTATTGCTCAGCATGCACACAGCTCTCTGTACTTTGGCCAGGTCGCCACCGGGAACCACAGTGGGGGGCTGATAGTTGATGCCCACCTTAAAACCAGTGGGGCACCAGTCCACAAACTGGATGGTGCGCTTGGTTTTGATTGTGGCAATGGCGGCATTTACATCTTTGGGCACCACATCGCCACGATACAAAAGGCAACACGCCATGTACTTGCCATGACGAGGGTCACACTTCACCATCTGGTTGGCTGGCTCAAAGCACGCGTTGGTGATATCAGCAACAGTTAATTGCTCATGGTAAGCCTTCTCAGCAGAAATGATGGGGGCGTAGGTGGCCAGAGGGAAGTGGATACGAGGATATGGTACCAAGTTGGTTTGAAACTCTGCAAGATCGACATTGAGGGCGCCGTCGAAACGAAGGGAAGCCGTGATCGAGGAAGTGATCTGACTGATCAATCTGTTCAGATTGGTGTATGTAGGACGCTCCATGTCTAGGTTTCGGCGGCAAATATCATAAATGGCCTCATTATCCACCATGAAGGCACAGTCAGAGTGCTCCAGGGTGGTGTGTGTGGTCAAGATGGAATTGTAGGGCTCCACCACAGCCGTGGACACCTGAGGTGCTGGATAGATGGAGAACTCCAGCTTGGACTTCTTTCCGTAGTCCACAGATAGACGCTCCATCAACAGGGACGTGAACCCGGAACCGGTGCCACCGCCGAAACTGTGGAACACCAGGAATCCCTGAAGGCCGGTGCACTGGTCAGCCTGGTGACGCGGAGGGACATGAATCGAACATCACATTTGTCTTTGTAATCACAAGTTCTTGACATCAGTGCTCACCAGTTTGCGTATTCTGTCCAGCACGAGGTCAATGATCTCTTTGCCGATGGTGTAGTGACCACGGGCGTAGTTATTTGCGGCATCCTCCTTGCCGGTGATTAACTGTTCAGGGTGGAAGAGCTGCCGATAGGTTCCCGTACGCACTTCGTCTGAACAAAACAAACCAATGCCTCTGCTTTATTTTATGTTAAGTTCAAGATTGAACTTTTGTAATTCCTCATAGAACACGGTCTactttcttttggggggggggatgtaatggggaaaaaaaacttgtaaAACAAACTAATAGCCATCAAATGGCAGCAGTGAGTAGCTCTTGGATTAGTTCACCATTTATCAAAACAATGGACGCTTCTGAACATGGCGCCTCTGAATCCGACCGTTGCAATCAACTTTTACAGTCAGTGATGGTATCGTTAGATCTATGACAGATGTCTCACATGAGATAAAGTTTATTTTAAAGTTtatttaaatttcattttattaaatttCAAAGTACAAATGAACTATCGTACGTAGTGTACATATGCACGCGTGCATAGCATGACGCACAAACACACTAAACACTACTACTAAGTTGCGTGCAAATCGTTTGATTCAGTTGATACACCGATATTTTGTTTCGATAAACTTTTTACTGTTGCTTTTGGTAttttacacacaaaaagaaCTACAGATGTACAGCTGTTTGAGGCGTCACTAAAAActacaaaaagctttttttggacGAAAATAGAAACAAAATCATATTCTACTGATTACTAAAAGAAAATTATTAAggtaaaaatattttggaattAAGAAGGCTAATCTTTTATTTGTTAATTTCTGTGTGATAGTTTTTACAACTATCACTATAACACTTTGAAATTATAAAATTCTGTGAGCCTTGAAAGATCAGTCATAAAGCTTTAAATTGGATAGCAcaatatatgttattttatttggaGGGTGGAGGTGGCCTGGCAGTAAAAGAGTGAACGTTTTGATGTGCAGCAGTTCAGAGATTAGCTAGTTTACCGATGACTGTGGGCTCCAGGTCCACAAAGACAGCTCTGGGGACATGCTTTCCCGCTCCGGTCTCACTGAAGAAAGTGTTGAAGGAATCGTCTCCTCCTCCAATTGTTTTGTCACTGGGCATCTGTCCGTCCGGCTGGATTCCATGTTCCAGGCAGTAAAGCTCCCAGCAGGCATTGCCAATCTGAACGCCAGCCTGTCCAACATGCACCGAGATACACTCACGCTGTAGGAGGGAAAAATTATGTTAAGGCCATTTAAAGGTTATAATATATTGTTACAAGTTGGGTAACACATTGGGTAATGATTTTCTAATGATTTTCTAAGCAGTTCAACAAACGTGAGTAATTAATTCTCCGTGGCGACCCTTGAAGGGACAAGCCATCCAAAAGTCCACAAAGTCAACAACAAAAGTTTCCAGGCGAATTAATGGTATGGTGATTCATGGCACTGTATAAAAATATAAGGAAAGAATAATCTTTAGAACAGTTAATCAATTGTATTGTCCGAATTGGCCAGACAAGGTAAGATATAGATCGTTTTAAATAGTTTGCGTAAAGTCCCCttaatttgttgatttgctTTCAGTGGTCCTCACTGGGAAGTGTCTTattgaatattttctaagttccACATCTAAGTTTCCAATAGAAAGTTTTCAGCACCTTTTTAACATTGGTTGAGAAGTAAtctttttcaaaagaaaaaaactagtGGCACAGTCCGCCATATGCCTTGTCAgtttatgaaataaaaatgtaaacaacatAAGTCTCAAAAGGAAATAATCCCATGCACACTCACCATATTTCCTTAAGGAGAGGAGTTTCTGAAAAAATAAGCAACAGTTTGGACAGGTGAAAACCATGTGATTGAATTCATTTAGGCATCAAGTGATGCATACTGGAGTAAACAGAGCAAGGTCACCTACATGGTTTTGTCAGGTAGCCCCCAAGGACCACGAGTAGCCTGCAAGCCTGTCCAAGAACTAGTAGTTGTGATATTCTAGGCATGTTGTAGAagttttcatttgaaaatgtgaacatgggcagatttaaaaaaaaatgttttgatattCATTGGTTTtataattgttataaatcatcaGCAATTCATCAGTTTTGTCATTGTTAGAAATCATGAGCACGATCAGTGTCTTCACATAATTTAGTATAAAAAATGTATCAAAGGTAATTTGATCAAATTGGTTACTTTAGAATTgtatcaaactggtagccctccGGCATTTGTTACGGAAGACacttcaaaaaggttggtgagaGTTGGTTAGAGATGTTATCAGATCCTCACACAAAATACAGTACAAACCAACCTTGGAGAGAACCATTAGTTGGGCAACCATCTGTCATCACCATGAACACACAAATTAAAATCTGTAGAAATCTCTCTAGACCAAACGTTTGACGAACTGTAATTCCAGTTGGCGATTCAATgacggatttttttccccttgttaTTGTAAATATCACTTTTAAAATTACACCACCCAACTAGATGATTGAGTCAATTTCGACAAGCTAAACACCTTTTGAAAATAATGACTCGGAAGTTTTGCTTGATCTTTGCATGCTAGTATTCAAAAACTTGTATTAGCAGTAGCAGCGCTCAGTGGCTTCTTCTCTAGTGCTACAATTGATTGCATCGTTTAGTCAATAGTTATAAAGGACAGTACTCCATTTTGAATATTCTGTAGCCATGGGATTATTTTAGTAGAcggacaaaaaagacaaaaattctACAGTATTATAGTAAATAATTAAGCTTACCGATAACCAACTCCGAGCAATCAGTTGATTGATTTGCGATGTGGTTTGACTGACTTTGTAAAAGAGCAGCAAGTACTCTTATGGATGGTCAAACGCTGGCTTTCCACAAAGAAGTTCCAAGCGTATACAAGCTCTGAAGAGAAGATgccataaaagaaaaagaacgtcATAAAGGATTCGGGTGGAGTGACGTCATCGCCATGCACGTGACAAAGACTGACGTGAACAGTCACGCGTATGTCAAATATGGAACGCCGTCATGATACGACGTATTCGGAAACAACCACTTGCACTGCTGTCTCAAAGTGAATAATAAtgatcaaataattatttattcattcttaGTATGCGTTAtttaataaattatttattactAATCAGTTATTATACAATTTTCTGTCTCAAATATTCTTCCCGAAATTATTATCGGTTGCAGTTTGCTGTGGAGAAAAACTACTGCATCATATTTAGAGTGTCGAATATGTTTCATTCACGCAGCTGTTTCAAGTAAGCAGAGAGTAATAATATTGAAGAAAATGGGTTCCAAAAAGTCCCGCCTAGCTACAAGAACAGATATGCTCACACCTCACTGATTAAAGTACATAACTATATAATTATATTCAcacattaaatcaataaaagaaacattttaagcatataattatacctacacacaaGATCAATATAGAAAACATATTTTCAGTttaaaagaagacataactagacgtTTTTTGATGTGAAGCGGTAAAGAGAAACTTCATGATCTGATATGAAATTTTGTGCACtttaaaagaaatgtttttgggTATATTGCTTGATATTGTGACTTATTATTTGCCTTGTTCTTTTATTGACTGGTTTTGAACAGGTTTGGTTTGCAATCACCAATATTGTATTTGCAATGCAGTTGTCTGCTTGATCATCTTGGTTTCTGGCTTCCCACGCGTCTTGGGAAGGAAAGCCACAGAATAATCAGTACCTTATAGTGACAACCAGTAAATGTACATTTTTCATACTGTTCCCCTCTTAATGAACTGTTCATTTTTCTGTGGtcagcaatgttccctctaatttttcatgtatctgggcatacacacaagctccctgagcaAACTGAGGACTACTGTGAGCAACTTCAGATATGcacgctttatttttaaataagtaatttggtccacttaaaaaaaagacaaaaatctgaaaaatgggatgtgtagatgttatacagtatgtgagagtcctgctttggccatgggaagagtcctgctttggccataggAAGAGTcttgctttggccatgggaagagtcttgctttggccatgggaagagtcttgctttggccatgggaagagtcctgctttggcctggctgagggtcctgttctggaagatatgagacatatacacctttcagatgtaacattttgctcacattaGAACATTCACATTTTGTACAATGACTTGTGCTGTAGCTTGTGATACAGTGCAAATTCCTGTAACACTGTCTGTAAAATATCTAATTACAGTTTTTCTTGGCATTTCTACTACCCAAAATGATCTAATAGTAACATTTAATGATTAATATCCATAAAGACAAAATCTTAACAACCGTCactagaatatgcacaaatctgaCTTAAAGTTTACCTTATTTTTCACGTCTGTCCTTCTCACTTCTCCAATGGTTGTACTTTGTCCAGGTTGATGGCTTCGTCTGCTTCTTGCTTTGATTTTATGCGCATGCTggtccaaatgtgtcacttcaagACGATTTCTGGTATGATTCATTATACTAAATCCTCTTTCACAGTCGGCACTGGAAGCTTGAACTGTAGCACAAATATCCACAAGCTGTGAGATCTCATTTAGCTCCTCACATCTAagtagacctttctcacttgaaaaagaaacaatCTCACCCAATTTCAtcgctttttcttcaatttgcacatactccgacagccattccatcttaaaagaactgcatttcttttttactgtggcttggtgagtggatgtatcgccgcctgttcgtttcgccatgaggggtttgtattagcatcaattaacctgctagctaacctgcacggcgcaCATAGGCAGGGCCCAGACGCAAGCACCGTCAATGCCATGATTGGCTTCGTACCGTGAGTGAACCGTATCGTATCATTGCCTGGACACCTGTCACtgagtgagaaacaaaaaaaacaatattattggGCGAATTAACTAGATTAggtctaatattaatataatattataattgatataatataataatatattataatctaaTATTAATTAATACGTTATGTCGATGTctatgcgctggatagattttcttgtaCGCTGAGAATTTGCGGGCAGTGCGCGATTGCGCACGCGTGCAGTTTAGAAGGAACATTGGTGGTCAGTTAGTGAATGGGAAACATCTGCACACCTGAGAGATAATGTGTGTCATATCTCATTGTTCGATTAATTTTACTTGAAAAATGAATATGCCAAGGTTGGTCTTCACATGGAAATTCTTATAATGGCCTAATGTAAGACTTGTTCCACTACTGTGAACAGAAGAGTTAGCTACTGTAGGCTATTGAACCAATCAGAGAACAGTTCTTTCTGTTCACTAATGAAGTGCTTTGTCTCATACACAAGTATGCTCTATGACA
Coding sequences:
- the LOC133153210 gene encoding tubulin alpha-1C chain-like — encoded protein: MRECISVHVGQAGVQIGNACWELYCLEHGIQPDGQMPSDKTIGGGDDSFNTFFSETGAGKHVPRAVFVDLEPTVIDEVRTGTYRQLFHPEQLITGKEDAANNYARGHYTIGKEIIDLVLDRIRKLADQCTGLQGFLVFHSFGGGTGSGFTSLLMERLSVDYGKKSKLEFSIYPAPQVSTAVVEPYNSILTTHTTLEHSDCAFMVDNEAIYDICRRNLDMERPTYTNLNRLISQITSSITASLRFDGALNVDLAEFQTNLVPYPRIHFPLATYAPIISAEKAYHEQLTVADITNACFEPANQMVKCDPRHGKYMACCLLYRGDVVPKDVNAAIATIKTKRTIQFVDWCPTGFKVGINYQPPTVVPGGDLAKVQRAVCMLSNTTAVAEAWARLDHKFDLMYAKRAFVHWYVGEGMEEGEFSEAREDMAALEKDYEEVGADSVDDQGEEGEEY